The Vibrio astriarenae genome contains a region encoding:
- a CDS encoding MarR family winged helix-turn-helix transcriptional regulator, whose translation MIDLETLNQLVTEFYDKMSSWEQSVVKETGYSLAQVHTIEVLGSHGSMRMKELASKLGITTGTLTVQVDKLVTADLIERLPHPEDRRSIVVALTSDGQTIHQRHNQLHLDLMRELTQNVNEQDAQHLINTLRQMNKEF comes from the coding sequence ATGATCGACCTAGAAACACTGAATCAACTTGTGACCGAATTCTATGACAAGATGTCTTCATGGGAGCAGTCGGTTGTCAAAGAGACCGGCTATTCGCTCGCTCAGGTTCATACTATTGAAGTGTTAGGTAGTCATGGGTCTATGAGAATGAAGGAGCTAGCGAGTAAGCTAGGTATTACCACAGGTACGCTAACGGTTCAGGTAGACAAATTGGTGACGGCAGACCTTATCGAGCGCCTTCCTCATCCGGAAGACCGCCGATCAATCGTTGTGGCTTTGACGAGCGATGGACAGACTATCCACCAGCGTCATAACCAGCTCCATCTTGATTTGATGAGAGAGTTAACACAAAACGTAAACGAACAAGATGCGCAGCACCTTATTAATACGTTAAGGCAGATGAATAAAGAGTTTTAG
- a CDS encoding MmcQ/YjbR family DNA-binding protein, with translation MNYDQFNQFCGAFPATSHVIQWGDAHVWKVGGKVFAIGGWSSKRNQPAFTFKTSPLNFDFLSEQEGYIPAPYFATRGMKWIQQVETSGLLDEELEYYLSESYGIVALGLSKRKRAELGIEVEAK, from the coding sequence ATGAACTACGACCAATTCAATCAATTTTGCGGCGCTTTCCCTGCAACCTCTCATGTCATTCAGTGGGGGGATGCGCACGTATGGAAGGTGGGCGGTAAGGTCTTTGCCATCGGAGGGTGGAGCAGTAAACGTAATCAGCCTGCTTTCACCTTCAAAACATCACCGCTGAATTTTGATTTTTTGAGTGAGCAAGAAGGCTATATTCCGGCGCCATACTTTGCAACTCGAGGAATGAAGTGGATACAACAGGTAGAGACTTCAGGCTTACTGGATGAAGAGCTGGAATACTACTTGTCTGAATCGTACGGAATCGTAGCTCTCGGTCTATCGAAAAGAAAACGTGCTGAGTTGGGCATTGAGGTTGAAGCTAAATGA
- a CDS encoding dihydroorotate dehydrogenase: protein MTTPTQFELYDILKTYEDNYQNGPFFDADYPSRPAITQTQKVFDFEVNSRLGVPAGPLLNSHWCDVYAKLGFDIPVYKTVRSVERACHPAPNCVFLDTDKQFNNLEINSEIHPGARPSLDERITITNSFGVPSLAPSVWMKDIEEGNRKMGKNQLMVVSVNGTPGLAERDLVEDYGYVSAMAKEAGAKVIEVNYSCPNLGGSKEGALFSDPENSALVSKKIRESIGDTPLMIKLGWMPAEQLEKVIEANRPYVDGFAAINTIPRKVITPDGQAALPGEGRLQSGTCGFAIGDLAEEVTQNLIDLRTKWKDDFVICSVGGMMNAEDLHRRLDMGADLVMSATAAMWDPYLAQKFHNFKK from the coding sequence ATGACTACTCCAACTCAGTTCGAACTCTACGATATTCTCAAAACTTATGAGGATAACTACCAAAACGGGCCTTTTTTTGATGCTGATTACCCTTCTCGTCCTGCTATCACGCAGACTCAGAAGGTGTTTGATTTCGAAGTAAACTCACGCCTAGGTGTACCAGCGGGTCCCCTACTAAACAGCCACTGGTGTGACGTTTATGCAAAGCTTGGCTTTGATATCCCAGTATACAAAACGGTGCGAAGCGTCGAGCGTGCATGTCACCCAGCGCCAAACTGTGTATTCCTTGATACTGACAAGCAGTTTAACAATCTAGAGATTAACTCTGAGATTCACCCAGGTGCTCGCCCTTCTCTTGATGAGCGCATCACGATTACTAACTCTTTCGGTGTACCTTCTCTAGCGCCTTCTGTATGGATGAAAGACATCGAGGAAGGTAACCGTAAGATGGGCAAAAACCAGCTAATGGTTGTGTCTGTAAATGGTACACCTGGCCTTGCTGAGCGTGACCTTGTTGAAGATTACGGTTACGTATCTGCAATGGCAAAAGAAGCCGGTGCGAAAGTTATTGAAGTTAACTACTCTTGTCCGAACCTAGGTGGCAGCAAAGAAGGCGCTCTGTTCTCTGACCCAGAAAACTCTGCCCTAGTTTCTAAGAAAATCCGCGAGTCTATCGGTGATACGCCACTAATGATCAAACTTGGTTGGATGCCAGCGGAACAGCTAGAGAAAGTGATTGAAGCGAACCGCCCATACGTTGACGGTTTTGCAGCAATCAACACGATTCCACGTAAAGTAATCACACCTGACGGCCAAGCGGCACTTCCTGGTGAAGGTCGTCTACAAAGCGGTACGTGTGGTTTCGCTATCGGTGACTTAGCTGAAGAAGTGACGCAAAACCTTATCGACCTGCGTACGAAGTGGAAAGATGATTTCGTTATCTGTTCAGTCGGCGGCATGATGAACGCTGAAGATCTGCACCGTCGTCTAGACATGGGCGCAGACCTAGTAATGAGCGCGACCGCTGCAATGTGGGACCCTTACTTGGCGCAGAAATTCCACAATTTCAAGAAGTAA
- a CDS encoding DUF1349 domain-containing protein → MINLDQWNIVNNNPDAWQLRDEQLYVDIAEGNMWGYGGEPKENLFLLPTDKNSYQAQVNVKLTSKRTFEQAGIGVFWDKDNYIKFSKEMFNGELSLVFASEKDGNPSIVCLVPYSDNKVNLKLEVTGNDVTAYYRNDSRIEWNIVGSTPRHEGQEQGIMLYTFSGSKAQPNRAVFSGFVYQ, encoded by the coding sequence ATGATTAACTTAGACCAGTGGAACATCGTGAATAATAATCCTGACGCCTGGCAGTTGAGAGATGAACAGCTCTATGTCGACATCGCTGAGGGAAATATGTGGGGCTATGGTGGAGAGCCCAAAGAGAATCTGTTTCTTCTTCCGACTGATAAGAATAGCTATCAAGCCCAGGTCAACGTGAAACTCACATCCAAACGCACTTTTGAGCAAGCGGGCATTGGTGTGTTTTGGGACAAAGATAACTACATCAAGTTCAGTAAAGAGATGTTTAACGGCGAGCTTTCCCTCGTTTTTGCCAGTGAAAAAGACGGGAATCCGTCTATCGTCTGTTTAGTCCCCTACTCTGATAACAAGGTGAATCTAAAGCTTGAAGTCACAGGTAATGACGTGACTGCCTACTATCGGAATGACAGTCGTATTGAATGGAATATTGTTGGCTCAACGCCACGACATGAGGGGCAAGAACAAGGCATCATGCTTTACACCTTCAGCGGCAGCAAAGCGCAGCCTAACCGTGCGGTCTTTTCTGGTTTTGTGTACCAATAA
- the dmeF gene encoding CDF family Co(II)/Ni(II) efflux transporter DmeF, producing the protein MDTSIKHQHDFSEHNHHGEKRTLYVLILTVTTMFVEIAAGTYYGSMALLADGWHMGTHAAAFCITLFAYRYAKKHQYSGRFSFGTGKVSVLGGFTSAIALGIVALLMIVESVGRLFNPQNIQFNEAILVACLGLVVNLASMFLLGDHHHGHDHHDHSHAHSHEHSHHHHEHHHDHNLRAAYMHVLADTLTSLLAIIALLFGKFYGWNWLDAIMGMVGGLVILKWTHNLLKQTSPILLDESINEDYIQQILDELSPFGEVTDLHIWRVSSHHYSAAITIDSNSSLSLSDFKQKLAKFDKISHLTLEVNE; encoded by the coding sequence TTGGATACTTCAATCAAACATCAGCACGATTTCTCTGAACACAACCACCACGGTGAAAAACGGACCCTCTATGTCCTGATCCTCACCGTGACAACCATGTTCGTAGAGATTGCTGCCGGGACTTACTATGGCTCAATGGCACTGCTTGCCGATGGCTGGCACATGGGCACGCATGCCGCCGCCTTCTGTATTACGCTGTTTGCCTATCGCTATGCGAAGAAACACCAATACAGCGGTCGCTTTTCATTTGGCACGGGCAAGGTCAGTGTATTGGGTGGGTTTACCAGTGCAATTGCGCTGGGGATTGTCGCCTTGCTGATGATTGTTGAGTCGGTTGGTCGACTCTTTAATCCACAAAACATTCAATTTAATGAAGCGATACTCGTTGCCTGCCTTGGCCTTGTCGTTAATTTAGCCAGTATGTTTTTGCTTGGCGATCACCACCACGGCCATGATCATCACGACCATAGCCATGCACATAGTCATGAACACTCCCATCACCACCATGAGCATCATCACGATCACAATCTAAGAGCCGCCTATATGCACGTACTCGCCGATACTCTGACGTCATTACTTGCGATTATTGCTCTGCTATTTGGTAAGTTCTACGGCTGGAATTGGCTCGATGCGATCATGGGTATGGTGGGTGGTTTGGTTATTTTGAAGTGGACGCATAACCTACTCAAACAGACTAGCCCAATCCTATTGGATGAAAGCATTAACGAGGATTATATACAACAGATTCTCGATGAGCTCTCTCCTTTCGGTGAAGTAACTGACTTACACATTTGGAGGGTTAGCAGTCATCATTACAGTGCGGCTATCACCATCGATTCGAACTCGAGTTTGTCGCTCAGTGATTTTAAGCAAAAGCTTGCAAAATTTGATAAAATCAGTCACTTAACTTTAGAAGTGAACGAGTAA
- the cydB gene encoding cytochrome d ubiquinol oxidase subunit II gives MDYALIWYGLIGLAVLIYVILDGFDLGIGILFPSAHSDDERDMMMNSVAPVWDGNETWLVLGGGGLFAVFPLAYAVIMPALYAPLIIMLLGLILRGVSFEYRFRTKRGKFLWDTSFFLGSLLATLMQGVMLGTLLQGIDVDGRQYAGSWFGWLTPFSLFCALGLLCAYTLLGACWLIMKLPTDLMGRYYTIAKRWGLAFVACIAVTSIWLPITNHLVFERWFTFPNVFLFLIIPVAAAACVWQLFKSLLDHKALRAYLCGIGLFLISALGFGVSTFPYLVPFALTYSETAAPESSLKFLLVGAVILLPMIIAYTAYSYWVFRGKLKHGEGYH, from the coding sequence ATGGATTATGCATTAATTTGGTATGGCTTAATCGGGTTAGCGGTGCTGATATATGTCATCTTAGATGGTTTCGACCTTGGCATTGGTATCCTGTTTCCGAGCGCTCATAGCGACGATGAGCGGGACATGATGATGAACAGTGTCGCGCCAGTATGGGATGGCAACGAAACTTGGTTAGTGCTTGGGGGAGGAGGCCTTTTTGCTGTTTTCCCACTTGCTTACGCCGTCATCATGCCAGCGCTTTATGCTCCGCTGATTATCATGTTGCTTGGCTTGATACTGCGCGGCGTGTCGTTTGAGTATCGCTTTAGAACAAAACGAGGAAAGTTCCTCTGGGATACATCTTTTTTCTTGGGCTCTTTGCTCGCAACCCTGATGCAGGGCGTGATGCTCGGAACCTTGCTACAAGGAATAGACGTTGATGGTCGACAGTATGCTGGGTCATGGTTCGGCTGGCTGACACCGTTTAGCCTATTTTGTGCATTGGGGTTATTGTGCGCCTACACATTGCTTGGTGCCTGTTGGTTGATAATGAAACTCCCCACTGATCTTATGGGGCGCTATTACACCATTGCCAAGCGTTGGGGCCTCGCTTTTGTAGCCTGTATCGCAGTAACCAGTATTTGGCTACCGATCACCAATCACTTGGTTTTCGAGCGTTGGTTTACGTTCCCGAATGTCTTCCTATTCTTAATCATTCCAGTGGCAGCAGCGGCTTGTGTTTGGCAGTTGTTTAAATCGCTATTAGACCACAAAGCGTTACGAGCTTACCTCTGCGGTATCGGGTTGTTTTTGATTTCTGCGCTGGGTTTCGGGGTGAGTACGTTCCCTTACTTGGTCCCATTCGCCCTCACATACAGTGAAACCGCTGCGCCAGAATCTAGCCTTAAGTTTTTACTCGTTGGGGCAGTGATACTGCTACCGATGATCATCGCCTACACAGCCTACTCATACTGGGTGTTTAGAGGTAAATTGAAACACGGCGAGGGGTATCATTGA
- a CDS encoding DUF2474 family protein codes for MDDRIKKALWFIAIWSCSVTALFIVSYTIRSILL; via the coding sequence ATGGATGATCGTATAAAAAAAGCGCTTTGGTTCATTGCGATTTGGTCATGCAGTGTGACGGCACTCTTTATCGTGTCATACACCATACGCTCGATATTGCTGTAG
- a CDS encoding B12-binding domain-containing radical SAM protein: MQHLNFQQGPIRPPSEANSLLIRTTQGCPWNKCSFCTLFKGMDFSIRPVEEIKKDIWAAKAFYKGRKFETCFLQDGDSFAMETADLLEVLKTLKEAFPDLKQISSYGRAQTMSKKSAEEMKAICDAGLNMLYCGMESGSIDVLKKMKKGITPKSILKSAQHAKQAGMKMMTFIILGLGGKELSDSHVRETAELLNQIDPEEIRVLSLAVKPGTELDDMVQNGSFTPLSEVEMVQEQQTLIEQLNGISSKFGNFHSINLLMEINGQLPADKSQFLSTIERFLSLPLEKQYNFILGRRIHYYNTMDDMHNQLYFDTVQRELAKANVEVLDDVFYQLRQRMI; encoded by the coding sequence ATGCAACATCTTAATTTCCAACAGGGCCCTATTCGCCCACCTTCAGAAGCTAACAGCTTGTTGATTCGCACTACACAAGGGTGTCCGTGGAATAAATGTAGCTTCTGTACCCTGTTCAAGGGCATGGATTTTTCAATCCGCCCAGTGGAAGAGATCAAAAAAGATATTTGGGCAGCGAAAGCATTTTACAAAGGGCGTAAGTTTGAGACGTGCTTTTTGCAAGACGGTGATTCATTCGCAATGGAAACCGCGGATCTGCTTGAGGTTCTTAAAACCCTTAAAGAAGCGTTTCCCGATCTGAAACAAATCAGCTCTTACGGACGCGCGCAAACCATGAGCAAAAAATCGGCTGAAGAGATGAAAGCTATCTGTGACGCAGGCTTAAACATGCTCTACTGCGGCATGGAGTCAGGTTCGATTGATGTGTTGAAGAAGATGAAGAAAGGCATTACGCCGAAATCCATTCTTAAGTCAGCACAACACGCCAAGCAAGCCGGTATGAAGATGATGACATTCATCATCCTGGGGCTTGGCGGCAAAGAGCTGTCCGATTCGCATGTACGTGAAACGGCTGAATTGCTCAACCAAATCGACCCAGAAGAGATCCGCGTGCTTTCTTTGGCCGTTAAACCCGGCACAGAGTTGGATGACATGGTGCAAAACGGCTCGTTTACACCTCTGAGCGAAGTTGAAATGGTGCAAGAGCAACAAACGTTGATTGAGCAGTTGAACGGTATCAGCAGCAAGTTTGGTAACTTCCACTCGATTAACCTATTGATGGAAATTAACGGCCAGCTTCCTGCCGATAAATCGCAGTTCCTTAGCACGATTGAGCGCTTTTTGTCGCTCCCGCTTGAAAAGCAGTATAACTTCATTCTTGGTCGTCGCATTCATTACTACAATACGATGGATGATATGCACAACCAGCTTTACTTTGATACCGTCCAACGTGAGTTGGCGAAAGCCAACGTTGAAGTACTCGATGATGTCTTTTACCAACTTCGCCAGCGAATGATTTAA
- a CDS encoding 6-pyruvoyl trahydropterin synthase family protein codes for MNLFVKALTVIDSSYLCDQRGMVGDSWIVDVTLSGDLNEMSMVLDFGKVKSQIKYLIDEYVDHRLLIPSRSANVHVAATQNGYSQVDMLRDDKSLHLHCPDEAFGFVDADAITLDSLTQHVHQLLQGKLPDNVKDFTITLRPEAIEGAFYHYSHGLKKHDGNCQRIAHGHRSPIELIVDGQRDSALEEQFAKRWEDIYLGSAEDMVPTAQLKLSEHARNITDETHYGFCYQAPQGHFELAIAKSETEIIETDTTVELLADFIADEVSNTLSDSHSLQVVAYEGVGKGAMAFR; via the coding sequence TTGAATTTATTTGTCAAAGCACTCACCGTCATTGATTCTTCTTATCTGTGTGACCAGCGTGGTATGGTCGGTGACAGTTGGATTGTCGATGTCACCCTTTCTGGCGACCTCAATGAAATGAGCATGGTGTTGGATTTTGGCAAGGTCAAATCCCAAATTAAGTACCTTATTGATGAATATGTCGACCATCGCTTGCTTATCCCAAGCCGTAGCGCGAATGTGCACGTTGCAGCTACGCAAAACGGATACTCGCAAGTTGATATGCTGCGTGACGACAAAAGCCTTCATTTACATTGCCCTGATGAAGCCTTTGGCTTTGTCGATGCTGATGCGATTACCCTTGATAGCCTTACCCAGCATGTACATCAATTACTGCAAGGTAAATTGCCTGACAACGTTAAAGATTTCACCATCACACTTCGCCCAGAAGCCATTGAAGGTGCTTTCTATCACTACTCGCACGGTCTCAAAAAGCACGATGGCAACTGTCAGCGTATCGCCCACGGGCACCGCTCTCCGATTGAATTAATTGTTGATGGTCAACGTGATAGTGCCCTTGAAGAACAGTTCGCTAAACGTTGGGAAGACATCTACCTTGGCTCTGCTGAGGATATGGTACCGACTGCGCAATTAAAGCTCAGTGAGCACGCACGTAACATCACTGATGAGACGCACTATGGCTTCTGTTACCAAGCACCACAAGGTCACTTTGAGCTCGCCATCGCCAAGAGTGAAACAGAAATTATTGAAACGGATACCACGGTCGAGTTGCTGGCTGACTTTATCGCGGATGAGGTGAGTAATACCCTTTCTGACTCACATAGCTTGCAAGTTGTGGCTTATGAAGGTGTCGGTAAAGGAGCGATGGCTTTTCGTTAA
- a CDS encoding cytochrome ubiquinol oxidase subunit I has product MDSVAIDLARFQFAFTVSFHIIFPAFTIGLASFLAVLEGLWLKTGDDKYIQLYKYWLKIFAISFGMGVVSGIVLSYQFGTNWSVFADKTGPVLGPLMGYEVFTAFFLEAGFLGVMLFGMERVGKKVHFASTCVVAFGTFLSAFWILSVNSWMQTPAGFDYNEAGQFIPVDWFEVVFNPSFPYRLVHMLFAAYLTTAFVVAAVGAYHLLKAPHNPLARTMFSMAMWMAAIVTPLQIVAGDFHGLNTLEHQPAKIAAMEGHFETHQGAPLILFGIPDEENNKMDYAVEIPKLGSLILTHDLNGEVKGLDAFPEEERPPVTIVFWSFRVMVGIGFGMLAIGSYSLWLRKKNNLYEQRSFLRICTWFGPAGFVAVLAGWITTEVGRQPYTVYGLLTTADSASPIDAAAVSVSLTAFIVVYFIVFGCGFFYLLRLMKKSPSKYEQPLEARLPDGSEAPATTHSNHLT; this is encoded by the coding sequence ATGGATTCAGTGGCTATCGACCTGGCGCGATTTCAATTTGCATTCACGGTTTCATTTCACATTATTTTTCCCGCATTCACTATCGGTCTTGCAAGCTTTCTCGCAGTGCTGGAAGGCCTATGGTTAAAAACGGGTGATGACAAGTACATCCAACTCTATAAATACTGGTTGAAGATTTTCGCGATTAGCTTCGGTATGGGCGTGGTGAGCGGTATCGTTCTGAGTTATCAGTTTGGGACAAACTGGAGCGTGTTCGCCGATAAAACAGGACCAGTCTTGGGGCCACTAATGGGTTACGAGGTCTTCACTGCGTTTTTCCTCGAAGCAGGTTTCTTGGGTGTCATGTTGTTTGGTATGGAACGAGTGGGTAAGAAAGTGCACTTTGCCTCAACCTGCGTCGTTGCATTTGGTACCTTTCTATCCGCCTTTTGGATTCTTTCAGTCAACAGTTGGATGCAAACCCCAGCAGGCTTCGACTACAACGAAGCGGGGCAGTTCATTCCAGTAGATTGGTTTGAAGTGGTATTCAATCCATCATTCCCTTACCGTTTGGTCCACATGCTGTTCGCTGCTTATTTAACGACAGCATTCGTTGTGGCGGCGGTTGGTGCGTATCATCTACTCAAAGCACCGCACAATCCACTGGCTCGAACCATGTTTTCGATGGCGATGTGGATGGCGGCGATTGTGACTCCACTTCAAATCGTCGCAGGTGATTTTCACGGGTTAAACACGCTAGAGCACCAGCCTGCCAAAATCGCTGCGATGGAAGGGCATTTTGAAACCCATCAGGGCGCGCCACTGATACTCTTTGGCATCCCAGATGAAGAGAATAACAAGATGGATTATGCCGTCGAAATTCCTAAGTTGGGCAGTTTGATACTGACTCATGATCTCAACGGAGAGGTGAAAGGGTTAGATGCCTTTCCCGAAGAAGAGCGTCCGCCTGTCACTATTGTGTTCTGGAGCTTCAGAGTCATGGTGGGCATTGGGTTTGGTATGTTGGCCATTGGTTCGTACAGCTTGTGGCTGCGCAAAAAGAATAACCTCTACGAACAAAGATCCTTCTTGCGTATTTGTACCTGGTTTGGCCCCGCAGGCTTTGTCGCAGTTCTAGCCGGATGGATAACCACCGAAGTGGGTCGCCAGCCATACACTGTGTACGGATTACTAACAACTGCCGATTCTGCATCACCGATTGATGCCGCAGCGGTGAGCGTTTCCTTAACCGCGTTCATCGTTGTATATTTTATTGTGTTCGGCTGTGGTTTCTTCTACCTGCTACGTCTGATGAAAAAATCTCCATCAAAATACGAGCAGCCTTTGGAAGCGCGCTTACCCGATGGTAGTGAAGCGCCTGCCACAACGCATTCAAACCACCTAACCTGA
- a CDS encoding DUF3429 domain-containing protein, with protein MRNTLGYMGLIPFIILPVAVLMLDDMSRGMAMYGYFAYSAGIAIFMAGALWGRVIDRVEPHNAVLVMSNLITLFVIALSTVSFHNFTVLTLGLILAHGFNYLFEPRKDNADYIKLRTILTSVVIASHLLMGALLYIK; from the coding sequence ATGAGAAATACACTAGGTTACATGGGGTTGATCCCCTTCATCATTCTGCCCGTTGCTGTGCTGATGCTCGACGATATGTCGCGCGGAATGGCAATGTACGGTTACTTTGCCTACAGTGCGGGCATTGCGATTTTCATGGCAGGCGCTCTGTGGGGTCGTGTTATTGATAGAGTCGAGCCACACAACGCGGTGCTCGTGATGTCAAACCTCATCACACTGTTCGTTATCGCTTTGAGCACAGTGAGTTTTCACAACTTTACTGTGTTGACGCTTGGACTGATTCTCGCCCACGGATTCAACTATCTATTCGAGCCCCGCAAGGACAATGCAGATTACATCAAGCTACGCACCATCTTAACCAGTGTGGTCATCGCTTCTCATCTGCTGATGGGGGCTCTTCTCTATATTAAATAG
- a CDS encoding LysR family transcriptional regulator → MLLSDLTVVLKVAEFRSITAAANSLDMRMATASAAIKRVEASLGVELFVRTTRQLRLSPAGERYLPQCEQALQLLDTAKQNVQEDLDQLGGEVRIALSSDLGRNVVTPWLDEFLADHPEVALRSNISDSNIDFYRDAVDMALRYGSPNDASMYGFKICNVPRLLCASPEYLKQFGTPTNLEALKQHNGLFYQLQDIVQDEWRFDHQGQSHKVKLKGNRASNDGDLVRRWCVTGKGFAIKSCLDMADDLLQQRVVNVMPEYKPMSTELWLVCPSRQSITPTVRLLRDFFRERTDKVLKELIGSGFVDPKSI, encoded by the coding sequence ATGTTGCTCAGTGATCTGACAGTGGTGCTGAAAGTCGCCGAATTTCGCAGTATTACTGCTGCTGCTAATAGCTTAGATATGCGCATGGCAACAGCCAGTGCGGCCATTAAACGCGTTGAAGCTTCATTGGGTGTCGAGCTATTCGTTCGCACGACTCGCCAGCTAAGGCTGTCTCCGGCCGGAGAGCGTTATCTTCCTCAGTGCGAACAAGCGTTGCAACTGCTCGATACGGCTAAGCAGAATGTTCAAGAAGACTTGGACCAATTGGGTGGTGAAGTCAGAATTGCACTGTCATCTGATCTAGGGCGTAACGTAGTGACACCTTGGCTCGATGAGTTCCTCGCGGATCACCCAGAAGTGGCGCTGCGCAGCAACATCAGTGACAGTAATATTGATTTCTATCGTGATGCGGTGGATATGGCTTTGCGATATGGCTCGCCAAATGATGCGAGTATGTATGGTTTTAAAATCTGCAATGTGCCGCGTTTGTTGTGCGCCTCTCCTGAGTATTTAAAGCAGTTCGGCACCCCTACTAATCTTGAAGCGCTCAAACAACACAACGGCCTGTTCTATCAACTGCAAGATATTGTCCAAGATGAGTGGCGCTTTGACCATCAAGGTCAAAGCCATAAGGTCAAACTCAAAGGAAATCGCGCCTCTAATGATGGTGACCTCGTTAGACGCTGGTGCGTGACGGGAAAAGGGTTTGCGATAAAATCATGCCTAGATATGGCAGACGATCTTTTGCAGCAAAGGGTAGTGAATGTCATGCCGGAATATAAACCGATGTCGACAGAGCTATGGTTGGTGTGCCCAAGCCGCCAATCCATCACCCCTACGGTGCGATTACTGCGTGACTTCTTTCGTGAGCGCACAGACAAGGTACTAAAAGAGTTAATCGGCAGTGGGTTTGTCGACCCGAAGTCTATTTAA